The sequence ACCCCGCTGGCCTGTATGCCGGAGGGCGGGGCGGACGGCAGCTGGATCCTGGTCGGCAGCAATTTCGGCCGTACGGGGCATCCGGCCTGGACCGCGAATCTGCTGGCCCGTCCGGACGCGGCCGTCGTCAACTGGAAGGGGCGGGACATCCCGGTGCGCGCCACACTGCTCCAGGGCGAGGAGCGGGCGGAGGTGTGGCAGGTCGCGCTGGCGTTCTGGCCGCCCTACGCGACGTATCAGGCGCGGGTGGACCGGGAGATCCGGCTCTTCCGGGTGGAGTTGCGGGAGGGGGCGTGAGGCCGGGTGCGCGGTGGCGTCGGCTTCGGTGAGGCCGGGTGCGCGGTGACGTCGGGCGTTGGCTGGGACCGGGGCTTCGGTGGGACCGGGCGCCGTGAGCCGCGCGGGGGCGGCATCCCGGAGCCGGGGCGCCGTGAGGCCCTGGAAGCCGCAGTTCCAGGTCACGCCCGCGTCCGGGGCCGGGGCCGGGGACGCCGACGGCGGATCACATGCGTGATCCGCCGTCGGTGAGACAGGACCTGGGGGCGCCCGGGGCTGCCGTACGTGCCCGGCGTGTGCCGGGGCGTCCGGAGCCCGTGCCGTTGCTTACTTCGTCGGCTTCTTGCCGGTGATGCCCAGGTGGACCAACAGGGCGAGGTTCGGCTTGAGTTCGGCCTGCTTCACGCCCCAGGTGGTGAAGCCCTTCTGGTGCGAGGCGACCGCAGCCAGCATCGCGACCAGGGCGCCCGCCATCGCCGCGGGGCTGACGTCCTTGTCGACCTTGCCCTTGGCCTGGAGTTCCTTGACCGCTTCGGTAAGGGAGTTGGTGACCGAGTTCAGGATCTTCATGCGGATCTTGTAGAACCGCTTGTCGCCCTCGGCCGCGCCGAGGTCGACCACGCGGAGGATCGCGTCGTGGTGACGCCAGAAGTCGAGGAATCCCTCGACCAGTTCCTCGGAGGTCTGCCAGCCGGCCTTGCCGACCCAGGAGCGGCCCGCGACCAGTTCGGTCAGCCCGGCGCCCTCCTTGGCCATTTCCTCGGCGATTTCGAGGACAGCGCCCTCGACGTCGGGGAAGTACTGGTAGAAAGTCGCGGGTGAAGTCCCGGCCTTCCGGGCGACGTCGATGACTTTGACGTCCCGGTACGGCGAGGAACTGAGCATCTCGCTGAGGCAGTCGAGCAGCTTCTGCCGCGTCGCCTGGCCGCGTCGTCCGGCCACGCGGCCGTCGACGGTGCGTACTTGTCCTGTCATGCCGTCAGCTTACCGACGGGTGATCGGAGCGCGATTCGGCCGACTGCAAATGGGGAACGCCGCAGGACCGGAGGGGTGTACGGAGGCATCCGGGCCCGTTCCGGGAGGCTCGCCCACGGGGCGGGAGGCCGGTCGGCATTAGTGTTATCAACAGCCTGTGGACAACTTCGGTGGACAACTTTTGTCCACGGGGGTGCAGGATCTTCACGATTCGGGCGAAAGTTCTATATGGATGGGCCGGGGGTGTGCCGGGGCGCGGAGTGCGGGGCCCGAGGCTACGTTGAGTGTGACGGGCGTCACTGCAACGGAAGGACCCGGGCCCATGGCCGCATTCGCGCACTCCGCGCCGTGCTGGGT is a genomic window of Streptomyces sp. NBC_01237 containing:
- a CDS encoding TetR family transcriptional regulator codes for the protein MTGQVRTVDGRVAGRRGQATRQKLLDCLSEMLSSSPYRDVKVIDVARKAGTSPATFYQYFPDVEGAVLEIAEEMAKEGAGLTELVAGRSWVGKAGWQTSEELVEGFLDFWRHHDAILRVVDLGAAEGDKRFYKIRMKILNSVTNSLTEAVKELQAKGKVDKDVSPAAMAGALVAMLAAVASHQKGFTTWGVKQAELKPNLALLVHLGITGKKPTK
- a CDS encoding nitroreductase/quinone reductase family protein, whose translation is MARGVRLMQKVSSTRTFARIAPHVVPAMDRAVHRLTRGRVLLSARMLPGLVLTVPGARSGQPRTTPLACMPEGGADGSWILVGSNFGRTGHPAWTANLLARPDAAVVNWKGRDIPVRATLLQGEERAEVWQVALAFWPPYATYQARVDREIRLFRVELREGA